In the Aneurinibacillus soli genome, one interval contains:
- a CDS encoding DinB family protein — translation MNNQAVQLYDYHTWANKRILEHVKNLQQEIYNKEAQGVFPSVSEALTHIYLMDALWLSVMSGDSFSTSIELLQQLSETTRGKSVHEMETAFLTLSERYKAFFEHKQNLDEAFSIEHPHFGRLETRLSELIQHVVNHGTYHRGQVTDMLRQLGHSGVSTDYVFYLYEKGRS, via the coding sequence GTGAATAATCAAGCAGTACAACTATATGATTACCATACCTGGGCAAACAAAAGAATTTTAGAGCATGTAAAGAATCTGCAGCAGGAAATTTACAATAAAGAAGCTCAAGGAGTCTTTCCTTCTGTTTCGGAAGCATTGACACATATCTATCTGATGGATGCTTTGTGGTTAAGTGTTATGTCTGGTGATAGCTTTTCTACAAGTATCGAGCTATTACAGCAATTGTCAGAGACCACGAGGGGGAAAAGTGTACATGAAATGGAAACAGCGTTCCTCACTTTATCCGAACGCTACAAAGCTTTTTTTGAACACAAGCAAAATCTAGATGAAGCATTTTCAATTGAGCATCCTCATTTTGGTCGTTTAGAAACTCGTCTTTCTGAGTTAATACAACACGTAGTTAATCACGGAACATATCATCGTGGACAGGTAACGGACATGCTGCGGCAGTTAGGACATTCAGGTGTTTCTACTGATTATGTTTTTTATTTGTACGAAAAAGGACGCTCGTAA
- a CDS encoding RDD family protein, translating into MEHSTGKRAGLLVRIGALILDAIIIGIPLLIIEYVITGQTKDTWLSDVCQMTYSLALPVIWNGYTVGKRIVGIRIVKVNGENVGIGNMIMRDIVSALVYFLTLGIGFIVSAFMIAFREDTRSIHDFIAGTCVVYAEK; encoded by the coding sequence ATGGAGCACAGCACAGGTAAACGAGCGGGATTATTGGTAAGGATAGGAGCGCTTATTCTGGATGCAATCATTATTGGTATTCCATTATTGATTATAGAATACGTAATAACAGGACAAACAAAAGACACTTGGTTGTCTGACGTATGCCAGATGACATACTCCTTGGCTCTTCCAGTTATATGGAATGGATACACAGTTGGAAAAAGGATTGTAGGAATACGAATTGTAAAGGTAAATGGAGAAAATGTAGGAATTGGAAACATGATTATGCGTGATATAGTCAGTGCTCTTGTTTACTTCTTAACACTGGGGATTGGTTTTATTGTAAGCGCCTTTATGATAGCTTTCCGGGAAGATACACGATCCATCCATGATTTTATAGCGGGTACTTGTGTAGTATATGCAGAAAAATAG
- a CDS encoding SDR family NAD(P)-dependent oxidoreductase — MTDVAKERDIQALAQKTDCHIVNTASRAGLESGPGTGVYRVSKHALVSLTETLYHELKMVRARIGVSVLCPGSVRTQICDADRNRPSEFSKPGDIMPPSPQESKIIEFIRAGVEQGISPEEVAELTFSAIANNQFYIMPDPDYKQAVQQRMDDILNQQNPTFVIPDSL; from the coding sequence GTGACCGATGTAGCCAAAGAGCGCGACATCCAGGCGCTGGCGCAGAAAACCGATTGCCACATCGTGAACACAGCTTCCCGAGCAGGCCTTGAATCGGGTCCCGGCACCGGTGTCTACCGTGTAAGCAAGCACGCTCTAGTTAGCCTAACGGAGACCCTCTACCACGAATTGAAGATGGTCCGAGCTCGCATCGGAGTCTCCGTCCTCTGTCCTGGATCTGTGCGAACACAAATATGCGATGCTGATCGCAATCGACCTTCCGAGTTTAGCAAGCCTGGCGATATCATGCCGCCCTCACCACAGGAAAGTAAGATCATCGAATTCATCCGGGCGGGTGTCGAGCAAGGAATTTCACCCGAAGAAGTAGCTGAGCTGACCTTCAGCGCCATTGCGAACAACCAGTTTTACATCATGCCTGATCCCGACTATAAGCAAGCCGTGCAACAACGGATGGACGATATTTTGAACCAGCAAAACCCGACATTCGTCATCCCTGATTCCTTGTAA
- a CDS encoding DUF2164 domain-containing protein encodes MLIKKIPRELKDDIISNIQLYFSEEREETIGNLEAEQLLDFILNQTAPIIYNQALRDARTVIQQQFTSLEEEIYALHVKTISEKHSQ; translated from the coding sequence ATGCTTATTAAGAAAATACCAAGGGAACTTAAGGACGACATCATCAGTAACATCCAACTTTATTTTAGTGAGGAAAGAGAGGAGACTATAGGTAACCTGGAAGCTGAACAGCTACTCGATTTTATATTGAATCAAACAGCACCCATTATTTATAATCAGGCGTTACGTGATGCTAGAACTGTCATTCAACAACAATTTACTTCTCTAGAGGAAGAAATATATGCTTTACATGTAAAAACCATTTCGGAAAAGCATTCCCAATAG
- a CDS encoding YcdB/YcdC domain-containing protein, which yields MKRSFTALLLAATLLPTGVVLAAEQEHTSATVKQVAGVPEVAPIPPMIQKTMDRLFTLQPAFKQLRIETSTPDKITNTFSISLTDASIGSSGHLTFDMETGELRSFDIQMKEWVSKKKPSTTLAKEKAEQFLISWLGAEGRKQFGEPTSNGSGSSTIYDSDQNPTTWAERQVEFPFLLNNIPVSSREFFRMEVDGVGHIVSFRYNPPNLKNVAIPTATHIRSAEDMKKQLITEDSLALQYVEKQPEKSYSSLKEEQETKLALRYDLLNYGFFDAQTGKSISTMTGEEIKQDSFFSAPWKVVQIHPQGNKLVAHSEKEAAEVVSKAFNFDFSQIQLQKHDDPPFSRDGQGDPYLNYSWTNAKDISIHANGEKASGWITSASLDISGENSHPATVSKEEAFATALAFIEKYTGPTAKELDVQYATFGLEQPPAWVDKGKLPKFVGNEQENHHFWFFERYEGIPVMERLHMVTVDSATGKIISFSLAPYKETLSLPVPKGVISKEKAAESFLQNKKLKLEYVWPSYFDQLAPAPILTYTWEPSENIDDYVDAFTSNYVQVPIERDDEE from the coding sequence ATGAAACGCTCATTCACCGCTCTTCTTCTGGCAGCCACACTACTTCCAACAGGAGTGGTACTTGCCGCGGAACAAGAACACACGTCAGCTACTGTTAAACAGGTAGCTGGGGTTCCGGAAGTAGCTCCGATTCCCCCGATGATTCAAAAAACGATGGACAGGCTCTTTACGTTACAACCAGCCTTTAAACAACTGCGTATTGAGACAAGTACACCGGATAAGATTACTAACACGTTTTCCATCTCACTTACAGATGCTTCTATTGGCTCCAGCGGACATCTGACTTTCGATATGGAGACAGGAGAGCTTCGTTCGTTTGATATTCAAATGAAGGAATGGGTCTCCAAGAAAAAACCGTCTACCACGTTAGCGAAAGAGAAAGCAGAGCAATTCCTTATCAGTTGGCTGGGCGCTGAAGGGCGAAAACAATTTGGTGAACCTACTTCAAATGGAAGCGGTTCATCTACCATATATGATAGCGACCAAAACCCAACTACCTGGGCAGAGCGTCAAGTTGAATTCCCGTTTTTGCTCAACAATATTCCCGTTTCTAGCCGTGAATTCTTTCGTATGGAAGTAGATGGTGTAGGACATATTGTGAGTTTTAGGTACAATCCACCCAATCTAAAAAATGTAGCTATTCCAACTGCTACACATATCCGCTCTGCTGAGGATATGAAAAAACAGCTCATTACCGAAGATAGTCTTGCACTCCAGTACGTAGAAAAACAGCCTGAAAAATCTTACAGTTCCCTGAAAGAAGAACAAGAAACAAAGCTGGCGCTACGATATGATTTACTGAATTACGGATTTTTCGACGCTCAAACCGGTAAATCCATTAGCACGATGACAGGGGAAGAAATTAAACAAGATTCTTTCTTCTCTGCCCCGTGGAAAGTCGTGCAGATCCATCCGCAAGGAAATAAACTAGTCGCTCATTCAGAAAAGGAAGCAGCAGAAGTAGTAAGTAAAGCGTTCAACTTCGACTTTAGCCAGATACAACTGCAAAAACATGATGATCCACCTTTTTCTAGAGACGGACAAGGGGATCCATACCTTAATTATTCCTGGACTAATGCAAAAGACATCAGCATTCACGCAAATGGTGAAAAAGCAAGCGGCTGGATTACCTCTGCAAGCCTTGATATAAGCGGCGAAAATAGTCATCCAGCAACAGTCAGCAAGGAAGAGGCGTTTGCAACAGCGCTCGCATTCATTGAAAAGTATACCGGGCCTACAGCCAAAGAACTGGATGTACAATATGCTACATTCGGACTAGAACAACCTCCAGCTTGGGTGGATAAGGGGAAGTTGCCTAAATTTGTAGGTAATGAACAGGAAAATCACCATTTCTGGTTCTTTGAACGATATGAAGGCATCCCGGTCATGGAACGGTTACACATGGTGACTGTCGATTCAGCAACGGGAAAAATCATTAGTTTTTCGCTTGCTCCGTACAAAGAGACGCTCTCTCTTCCTGTGCCAAAAGGGGTTATATCAAAAGAAAAAGCCGCTGAATCTTTCTTGCAAAACAAAAAGCTAAAGCTGGAATACGTATGGCCATCTTACTTTGATCAACTCGCTCCTGCTCCGATTCTGACGTATACATGGGAGCCTTCTGAAAATATAGATGATTATGTTGATGCGTTTACGAGTAACTACGTGCAGGTGCCGATTGAGCGGGATGATGAAGAGTAG
- a CDS encoding RDD family protein — protein sequence MRWKNTEKRPGFLTRFGAAILDKIIISIPFGIGAIISAFMISMRQDKRAIHDFIAGTCVIYAKK from the coding sequence ATGAGATGGAAGAACACAGAAAAGAGACCTGGATTCCTAACGAGATTCGGGGCCGCTATTTTGGATAAAATCATTATTAGCATCCCATTCGGCATCGGTGCCATTATCAGTGCTTTTATGATAAGCATGCGTCAAGATAAAAGAGCTATTCATGACTTTATTGCTGGAACCTGTGTGATTTATGCAAAAAAATAG
- a CDS encoding YuzF family protein — MSSQEYQVQGENYQVPPISPYATQDEMYRMVMHPMQGVVPMPNFPVQGAMAPMPNYPVMGEMAPMPNAPVMGETMPMPNAPVMGETASMPNAPVMSAMHPMYGGMHHMHHVHYVCKVNPYLFKTLCTLIGHKVVIETVRDKHVGKLIDVKPDHIVLESMHAVFFIRIQEIVSIMPIPHCHHGHHHKKHRDSREVQND; from the coding sequence ATGAGTTCTCAAGAGTATCAGGTACAAGGTGAAAATTATCAGGTTCCACCAATTTCGCCATATGCAACACAGGATGAAATGTATCGAATGGTAATGCATCCAATGCAAGGAGTTGTTCCAATGCCTAATTTTCCGGTACAAGGAGCGATGGCTCCAATGCCGAATTATCCCGTGATGGGTGAAATGGCTCCGATGCCAAATGCTCCTGTGATGGGCGAAACAATGCCAATGCCGAACGCCCCTGTAATGGGCGAAACAGCATCAATGCCAAATGCCCCTGTGATGAGTGCAATGCATCCTATGTATGGAGGAATGCACCACATGCACCATGTTCATTATGTGTGTAAAGTAAATCCATATCTTTTCAAAACGCTGTGTACACTGATCGGACATAAAGTAGTAATCGAAACCGTCCGTGATAAACACGTTGGAAAGCTCATAGATGTGAAGCCAGATCACATCGTACTTGAGTCTATGCATGCAGTTTTCTTTATTCGGATTCAGGAAATTGTTTCGATTATGCCTATTCCACATTGTCATCATGGTCATCATCACAAGAAGCACCGTGACAGCAGAGAAGTTCAAAATGACTAA
- a CDS encoding ferredoxin, translating into MAKTYVDQETCIACEACYSTCPGVYESDDDGYSFVKLPGGLKDFVEVPKEFVSKAMSARDECPTESIRWID; encoded by the coding sequence ATGGCAAAAACATACGTTGATCAAGAAACATGTATAGCTTGTGAGGCATGCTATTCTACTTGTCCAGGTGTTTATGAATCGGATGATGATGGATATTCATTCGTAAAGTTGCCGGGAGGTCTAAAAGATTTCGTTGAAGTTCCGAAAGAATTCGTGAGCAAAGCAATGAGCGCAAGAGACGAATGTCCGACAGAAAGCATCAGGTGGATAGATTAA
- a CDS encoding fumarylacetoacetate hydrolase family protein, producing MQVIRKTQTIVRYQNHDSKVYYGIVEDDEILQLSSNFTEIANNQLKYDGVRVKYSDVKILEPVVPSKVVNFGWTYAEHVKEVGGQANLKQPLLFLKPISALIPDQGEIILPPNDLTNQVEMEGELALVIGKRGKNIKEEEALDYVLGCTVFNDVTARDLTHTDPQYTRGKGFDTFGPLGPWIVTGVDPTNLRIVTTLNGEVVQDCNTNQMSFSIPFLISWISQIMTLEPGDVLATGSPSGSCPMKSGDVVSVEIENIGKLCNNVK from the coding sequence ATGCAAGTAATACGAAAAACACAAACGATAGTTCGCTATCAGAATCATGACAGTAAAGTATACTACGGAATTGTTGAGGATGATGAGATTTTACAATTATCCAGTAATTTTACTGAAATTGCAAATAATCAACTAAAATATGACGGTGTAAGAGTTAAATATAGCGATGTGAAAATTTTGGAGCCTGTAGTTCCCTCAAAAGTGGTTAATTTCGGTTGGACATATGCGGAACACGTAAAAGAAGTTGGGGGACAGGCCAATCTCAAACAACCGCTTTTATTTTTAAAACCGATATCTGCCTTGATTCCAGATCAGGGGGAAATCATTCTTCCGCCAAATGATTTAACCAATCAGGTGGAAATGGAGGGCGAATTGGCGCTTGTTATTGGGAAACGCGGCAAAAACATAAAAGAAGAAGAGGCATTAGATTATGTTTTGGGCTGTACTGTATTTAATGATGTGACTGCAAGAGACCTTACACATACGGATCCTCAGTATACACGCGGCAAAGGTTTTGACACGTTTGGTCCTTTGGGTCCATGGATTGTGACAGGTGTAGATCCAACTAATTTACGAATCGTTACAACTTTAAACGGCGAGGTCGTACAAGATTGTAATACCAATCAGATGTCATTTTCTATTCCTTTCCTTATTAGTTGGATCTCACAGATTATGACACTGGAGCCGGGTGATGTCTTGGCTACTGGTTCACCTTCTGGCAGTTGTCCAATGAAGTCAGGCGATGTCGTCTCTGTGGAAATAGAGAATATTGGCAAGCTATGTAATAATGTAAAATAA